A window of Canis lupus baileyi chromosome 3, mCanLup2.hap1, whole genome shotgun sequence genomic DNA:
CTAAAACATGTTACCTGTTAATCATTTAAAACTGTAAAGAAGTATTTAATAGTTTCATTGTCTGCTACTTTTCAagaatgaatttcattttaaacCCTACCTTCTTCTTGAGCCCGTTAACTGTTCCCGACCATGTTAGTCCAAGATCAAATTAGGAAATTGTTTTAATCATTGTTTTCCCTGCCTTTAGAACATATAACTATTTTGCTTCCTTTGAACAAATAACCCACATAGAGTATGTTTTTAGgagtgctattttctttttttttttttaagattttatttatttattcacaaaagacatagagagagagaggcagaggaagaagaaggctccatgccaggagcctgacgtgggactcaatcccaggactccaggatcacaccctgggccaaaggcaggctccaaaccgctgagccacccagggatccccaggagtgCTATTTTCTAATGAAGGAGTtgccacaaaagaaaaaggagaaggaagaggaagaagtgggGGGGAGGAGTGTTGGAGGATGAGTTTCATGACTGCTTTATTTGTGATaactaaaaactagaaacaacccaattgTTCGTAGACagcagaaaagataaaatatggtatatttatacaGCATGACCCTACACAGCAATATAAAGACTAAACTATTGCTATATGCAAACAACATGGATAACTTCCAAAGACATAAtgatgagcaaaagaagccaggcacaaaagagcACAGTTCATATCACTTCTATAATTTCACTCacatgaactttaaaaacaaGATAGAAATACAGTGATAGAATTCAGAAGTGTCCTTATATTTGAGGGTTATGacacaggaaggaacagagaaagcactactttaataagaaaattattttgacgGCCAtttaaatcatcaaagaaatCTTTTCAAGAAGTTGTCTTCTTTGTCTAATCATGTAttaataccatattgttttaGTTACAGAAGCTTCGTTGCTGATTTCAATATTAGGAAAGGCTAGCCCTCTTTCATTCCTGCTTTCTGCATTTTCTTGgcctttcttgtttgtttattcttccaATTGATCTTCATGCCTTGTCTTACTCCAGGGTAAAATGTGATGGTATGCTTTTATTGGCATTTTTTTCAATCCAACTACTGTatcttttatagctttttttaaataggtttctTTATATGGATGTTTTTCTACTTTACATGAGACAGacattccattttatattctaaGTAGTTATTGTATATGTGAATGCTGTTAATAATTGAATGTTGATTTCATGTTCTAGTACTTTAATAACTTTTGTGTTATTCGTAGCTTATCTATTGAATCTTTTGGTTTCATCAGATATACACTCCTTCATTTGCAAGAGAAAATagttttgtctcttcctttcaaATTCTAAGACCTCTAATCCTTTTCCATAAGTAATTACATCGattaattttctaatattatattaattatcaGTATGGGTAATGAACATCCTTgcctcatttcttattttagcaTGAAACCATCTAACATTTCTCTCAGGCTTTTGGACTGAGATATGTATCACTTTCTCATGTTAAAGACATTCATCAATTCCACTTTTGAGTTCTTAAACAGATGAACAGGTGTTGAAATTTGTGAAATGACTACTTATTATCTTTTAGGATGATCatctattttttgttattataatattatgttAATTGACATTTTTAACACTGAACCACTCTGGCATCCCTAGAATAAGGTTTACTTGGCCTGCATTGCATCACCTGATCCCAATTCTTCACCGCTCCTTTATGTCAACATCCTTTAAATTGCAAACTCTCAATGTCCTCCCATTGTAGGTGGATTACCTGCCCATTTTCCTAATGGCCATGTAACTTGCTTTGGCCATTAGGGTGTTAGCAAATTTAATGTAAGCAGAAGTTTACAGACTCATGGGCTTGGCTCTTGCTCTCTTATGCTTCTGCCATTGCCATGAATAAGACATGTCTAAGCTAGTCTGTTGGTCCCAGGAAAAGATGAACATGCAGAGCAGAGCTGGGTCACCCTAGCTAAGGCCAAcctaaatcaatcaatctccAGCTACCTCCTAAACATATGAATGAGTCTGGTCTTGCTGAGATTAGCAGAGCTGCCCAGCTGAGCAAACCAGGATCATCTGAATTCCTCAGACAcaggaaaataatttgtaattttaagccactgagttttggaaTGGTTTGTTattcaacaaaaaacaaatcattcaTTCTATGCTATCCTTTTCTCTACTATTGAAatgtttgctaatactttgtcaaatgtttttatttttatttatttatttttaaagattttatttatttatttcagacaaagaaacagagaaaaagaaagagagaatgaatggggaggaagaggaagaccctgatgcaggtctcaatcccaggaccctgggcctcatgacctgagctgaaggcagagtctTAATTCATtgagccgtccaggtgccccgtcaaagatttttttaaaaaatattttatttatttatgatcgacagagagggagggagagagagagagagagagagagagagagagagagaggcagagacacaggcagagggagaagcaggctccatgcaccggagcccgacgtgggattcgattccgggtctccaggatcgcgccctgggccaaaggcaggcgctaaaccgctgcgccacccagggaccccgatTTTCCAAATTTAGATATCTGGAAAATGTCATCGGACTTCACAGAACACACTTATTCTCTAGGAAATACTTATAGTGCATACTGAATACAGCTTTTATTTGAAGACAAAGGATACAGTGAAGCAAAAGGAGGAGAGGGCAGACAAAAGTTGGGGAAATCCAAGAGACATTCCATGCACAAGTTCCCAGGAGTCCTCATTTACATACAGACTGTTCTCTGTTGCTGGATTGCACAATCAAAATCTGTGTGAGGAATCTCGGCTTCAGGactattttaaacaaaagttcTTAATGAGGGTGCATGTggttggtggggaggggtggggttaTAATGTCTCTGACCATGTGATCAAGCCAGActggaaaacagtttattttttcagtaaataaaatgatGCTGGGAATCACCAGGGGAGTTTCAGACTTTAAAGAGGACGTCATAAATGTTTTTATCCTGGCCAAAAGGCCAAGCATCTACTGAGAAAAATATGGATCTTTTACAGTTCAGATATAAATCAACTCTATCCTCCAAAGGGCAGATATATGTGAAGAATCTTTGTTAATGTCCTATGCATACTTGAAAAGCTGTGTTCTCTATTATCTGCATTCAGGATTAGATATAGGTTTCTAGGATCTGCCTTAATAATCATGTTGTATATGTCTTCAGTCTCCTTGCTAATTATTTACCCACATGATCTAGTGATTagcatgcatttctttttctcatcataTCTCCTATAGTTTCTATAGGAGAGTTGTTAAGAAAAGCTGCTGCTGTGGTATAGGCTGCTTAAGTTTTAATCATTTATATCTTTATTGTAGGTTAGTGGCTTTAATAATGTGAAGTATATTATCTCTTTTGATGATTTTGAGCCCCAAAATAGGCTCCTGATCCACActcattattaaattatattttcccatcTTGAATTGTTTTGACTTCGTCATATTTCTGAATCATCGTAGAGTTGGATTTTGCTCTGTTTactaaacaaaaatctttttaaactaaTTCAGTTGCTGTGGTTAGTCAATGCTGTCCTATTGCTTTATGGtatatgtgcatttgtgtgtatCTTTTTCACTTTAGGGTCTATTATCTTTTATACTATCTCtgtttttaagttcatttaagTAActtctatacccaacatggtatgactcacaatcctgagatcgagAGCCCCATGCTTTTTTGACGGAGGCAGTCAGGTGCACCTCTAGTATATCCTTTTCTATTttagaggggaagagaaaggattatttaagaaaatatatgttcCTATATGGTTTAAAGATCtaaaaacatgtttattatttatgtgtTATCAAATCAGTCATGTTATCTACCCCCACTCCAAATTTCAGTGTAGTATCTAAATTTATGTTGCCATTATTACACAAGTTATCATGACTGCAGCAAAATGTTTCTTTCAGTAAGTCATGGAATACTTGGACCATTCCCTCTTCACAAACTTTACAAGACAATCGTGTATAACGATACAGGGCTCTccctaaagagagaaaaaaagcaagtgtGATCGCCTTGCTTAATCACACTGTCTTCCCAGCAATGACATCTCTCCAGAAGCTCATTGGTTTTCCATGGATGAGAATGATCCCCCAAACAGTGCCTGCATCTCATCGAGGTCTCTCTAGACAGGATCAGGAAAAGACCTCAGCCTCCCACACAGACTCCACCTCAGGTGGGTGTACCACTGAGAATTCCACTTTCCCCAGCCTCTCCCACGGTCCCAGTTTCCCTCCACACCTTGACTCCAGGAAAGGTGGGCACCATTGGTAATGTCTTGTGTCTCTCTCTAACCTGAACTTACCTGTAATTCGATCAGTGTAGTAGTAGTGTTCTGTGGAACAACTCCTGTTATGAATCATTAGATTGAACTTCCAGCACTTTTTCAAGCCACTGCGGCATCTGTATCCA
This region includes:
- the LOC140631206 gene encoding prostate and testis expressed protein 13-like isoform X5, with product MGPRMFPLLLLCIFTVLLMDEGDRVWTAKLIRSCYQCAHFDGYRCRSGLKKCWKFNLMIHNRSCSTEHYYYTDRITERPR
- the LOC140631206 gene encoding prostate and testis expressed protein 13-like isoform X1, with protein sequence MGPRMFPLLLLCIFTVLLMDEGDRVWTAKLIRSCYQCAHFDGYRCRSGLKKCWKFNLMIHNRSCSTEHYYYTDRITGRALYRYTRLSCKVCEEGMVQVFHDLLKETFCCSHDNLCNNGNINLDTTLKFGVGVDNMTDLITHK
- the LOC140631206 gene encoding prostate and testis expressed protein 13-like isoform X3; translated protein: MGPRMFPLLLLCIFTVLLMDEGDRVWTAKLIRSCYQCAHFDGYRCRSGLKKCWKFNLMIHNRSCSTEHYYYTDRITDFDCAIQQQRTVCM